Below is a genomic region from Actinomycetota bacterium.
GGGCGGGGTCCAGCGGGTGGGGGTATGGGTGCGCCGCCAGCGGCGCTTCTCGGCGAGGAACTCGAGACCTCGCACGCCGAAGATCACGAACACGATGAAGCAGCCGACCAGCTCCCCACCGACGATGATCCGGCCCGTGAGCACGGCCTATTGTACGAGGCCCTTCCGCAGCGCCAGCGCTACCGCATCGGTGCGGTCGGCGGCCCCCATCTTGGTGAAGATGTGAGCGATGTGGGTCTTCACCGTCTGGGCACCGATGCCGAGCTCCTTGGCAATCTCCTTGTTGGTCTTACCGAATGCCAGGAGCTGCAGGACGTCGTGCTCCCGCTGCGAAAGAGGCTCGGCGCCCCGCCCCTTCGGCTCGGTCATGCCGGTAAATCCATCCAGCAGGTGCCGGGTAACGGAGGGGTGGAGGGCGGCCTTCCCTTCTGCCACGGTCATGATGCCCTTGATCAGCTCGTCTGCCGAAGCGGTCTTCAGCAAGTAGCCGCTGGCACCAGCGAGGACAGCCCTATGCACGTAGGACTCCTCGTCGTGCACCGTGAAGATGAGGGACTTCACCCGGGGGTGGTGGTCCCGGATCCGGCGGATCGCCTCCAGCCCGTCCAGCTTGGGCATGACCACGTCCACCACCACGACATCAGGGTCCAGCCGGTCCACCAAATCCAGCAGCTCCTGGCCGTTGCCCGCCTCCGCGACGATGTCAACGTCTACGGATGTGTCCAGGATGAGGTGCAGTCCATGGCGCACCATTGGGTGATCATCAGCCAGGATCACGCGGACCCGATGCTTTATGAGAGTTTCCACAGCCCTAATGTCGGCGGAACAATCCCCGCGCTTTACTTGCTGAGTGCTGGGACCGCCTCACTGGTTGCGCGTATCCGGTTTGTCGGCCCGTTTGTCCCTATTTGCGCCCCGCTCGCGCGCTCCGTGGTGGCCCAGAGACGGTGAGTGGCAGCCGTCCATACCCCGGCGAAGGCCATGGTAAGGCCGGCGAGGACCTCCACGACCACCGCCGGGCGGACGGCGGAGGCGGCCCAGCCGGCCAGGAGGAGGCTGGTGGACATCGACAGGGTGATCGTTCCGAGCTCGAGAGCCAGGATGCGGCCCCGGACCCGGTCGGGTACCAGGACCTGGATGCCGTACCCGGTCATCGCCACCTGCGTCCCGCCCCCCAGGTGGGCCACGGTCACGATCCCGGCCGCCGCCCAGATCCCGGGGGCGGCGGGGAAGGCCAGGTAGGCGGCGCCGAAGAGGGCCATGGCCGCCCCGATGGCCGGGAAGAGCCGGCGGGTGTCGCCGCCGACGAAGGCCCGGGCCGGGAAGGGGCCGAGCAGGGTGCCCAGCCCCCGGGCGGCGTAGAGGATGCCGATCCCGGCGTCCGAGGCGTGGAAGGAGTGGGTGGCGAAGAACGGCAGGAGACCGATCATGCCCGTGCCCAGCCCGAACCCCAGCTTCTGGGTGAGCAGGGCGGCGATGCGTGGGTCCCGGCGGGCGTGGGTGATGCCCTCCCGGACGTCGGCGGTGGCCTTCTGGGGCTGGGGGGCTGGATGCTCGACGGGCCCGTCGAGCCCGACCGGGGCGACGGGGCCGAGGGTGGTTCTGACCCGGCAGATGAGCAGGGCGGAGACCACGAACGACCCGCCGTTGATCACGAAGGCGGCATCCCGGCCCAGCAACCCGGCCACCACCCCGCCGGCCGCCGCCCCGACGGCGGCCATGATCCCCCAGGTGGAGGCCATCAGGATGCTGGCCGGCCCGAGTTCTGCGGGACGCACGACGTTGGGCAGGCCCGCCCGGGAGGCCGGGTCGAAGAACGCCCCGCACGCCGCCAGCCCCGCCATGGCGGTGAGCCCCAGCCAGAGCATGCCGGCCGAGCGGACGGCGAGCATGGTGAGGGCCAGGGCCGCCCCGGCGGCGTTGGTGAGGAGCATCAGCCGGCGGCGGTCGAAGCGGTCGGCCACCACCCCGGTGAGCGGCGCCAGCAGGAACTGGGGCACGAAACCGGCGGCCAGCACCACTCCCCCGGCGGCCGCCGAGTGGGTGAGCGAGACCGCCAGCCCGGTGAGGGCCACCAGGTTGAACCAGTCCCCGCCCAGCGAGATCAGCTGCGCGGTCCAGAGCCGGCGGAAGTTGCGGTTGGTGCCCAGCAGGCGGAGGTAGGGCCGGCGCATGGATCCAGCTTGACGGATGGCCGGGTTTATCTCGCCTCCGCACCTTTCGTGCGAGCCTCGCCGCCATTTTGGCGGTCAAACTCGCACGAAACGCTCCCTGCCCCCCGAAATAGGTCGCGCCAACCCTACTCGGCGATCGCCTCCAACTCCTCCCCGGCGGTCTCGGGCAGGGTGCGCAGCAGGATCACCGCCGGGATGAGGGCCAGGGCCGCCAGCGAGACGCTGTCTCCCACATGGCCGATCAGCCCCCCTTTGGCGGCGAGGGTGCCCACCGCCAGGAGTCCGGCGCTGGCGCCCAAAGTGCCGGCCACCGAGCGGCTGATCGCCACGGCGCTGGCCCGGACCGGGGTGGCGAACAACTCGGAGGAAAGGGCGTTCAGCACCGGCGCCGCCCCGAGCCCGAAGAAGACCGCCAGGGCGAGGACCGCCAGCAGCGCCGGGCGGCCGTGCAGCTGGAAAGCGGCGATGCCGAAGGCCGTGCCGGCGGTGAGGTACAGGGTCCCGGTCCGGCGCCGCCCCCACCGGTCCTGGAGCCGCCCGGCGAGCAGGTAGCCGGGGATCCCGAGGATCACCGCGGCCGCCAGGAACGTGTTCGCGGTGTTGGCCGGGAAGCCCCGTTGGTGGCGGGCGAAGTAGGTCCAGTAGGCAGAACCGCTGATGGTGGCGAAGTTGAACAGGAACAGCACGCCGCTGATGACCAGGATGCGGCGGCGGGGCTCGCCGCGGGCGAAGGCGGTCAGGGATGCCCGGGGGGAGAGGTGGGGGCCCTGCTCCTTCGCCTCCCGCCAGCGCCGGCTCTCCTGCAGCTTGAGGCGCAGCGGGGCCACCACCAGCACCGGGATGGTGCCCAGCAGGTAGAGCCCCCGCCAGCCGAGGGCGGTGTGCGCCAGGGCCTTGTAGGCGACCGCCACCGCGATCAGCCCGAGGGCGCCCAGCGCGGAGAGCGAGCCGAGGAACCGGCCCCGCAGCTCGGCGGGGAACTCCTCGGCGGCGATGGTGATGGCGATGGCCACCTCGGTCACCAGGAACGACCGGGCGACGAACTGGATGGCGGCGAAGATCGCCACGGTGTGGGCGGCCGCGGTCAGCCCGGTGAACAGGGCGTACAGGAGTGTGGTCACGATGAGGAGCGGGCGGCGGCCGACCCGGTCGGCGGCGGCGATGAGCACCAGTGCCACCAGGGCGCCCAGGTTCACCACCGCGGCGGCACGCCCGATGGTGGCGGTGGAGGCGTGGAACGACTTGGCCAGGTCGGGGATGACGATGGCGGCGATGCCGGTGTCGTAGCCCTCGAAGAACGTGGCGGCGCCCAGGAGGACCGCCAGCACCCGGAGGTAGGAGCGATCCCGCGGTGCGGCCTGGGCGCTCACACCGGGATTCTGTCAGAAGGCAGCTGGATCCCCCAGCCAGCGCGACCATAGGTGCACGGGGCAGCCGGTGGTATTTGCAGGTAGCAAGGAGGTAGCGCCATGGGATCGATTCACATGCTGACCGACGTACCCGGCCCCCGCTCCCGCGCCCTGGCGGAACAGGGCTCGCGCTCCATCGCCCGCCCCACCGCTCCCTCCGGGGGCGAGGTCTTCATCGCCCGGGGCCGGGGGCCCTGGGTGGAGGACGTGGACGGCAACCGTTTTCTCGACTTCACCGGCGGGCTCGGGTGCCTGGTGGTAGGCCACGCCCACCCCCGGGTGGTCGCCGCCGTGCAGCATGCGTCCGGCGACTTCCTCCACACCGACTATTCGGTGATCCCCTACGAGTCCTATGGCGTCCTGGCCGAGGCCATCGATGGGCGCACCGGTGGGGGACGCAAGGTCGCATTCTTCAACTCGGGGGCCGAGGCAGTGGAGAACGCGGTCAAGATCGCCCGGGGCGTCACCGGCCGGCCCGGGATCCTGTGCTTCGAGGGAGCCTTTCACGGCCGGACCAACCTCGCCCTGGCCCTCACCCACCGCGAAGTTCCGTACAAGAAGGGCTTCGGCCCGTTCGCCCCCGAGATCCACCGGGTGCCGTTCCCGGGCTTCAACGGAGCCAGCCTGGCGGACTTCGAGCAGGCGGCGTCAGCAGTCCTCGAGAGCCACGCCATTGCGGCGGCCATCGTGGAGCCGGAGCTGGGTGAGGGCGGTTATGTGGTCCCCCCGACCGAATTCCTCGCATCCCTGCGCCGCCTGTGCGATGCCCACGGCACGCTCCTCATCACCGACGAGGTCCAGTCGGGCTACGGGCGTGCCGGGACCTTCCTGGCCGGCGACCAGTCCGAGGTGCGAGCCGATCTGGTCACGCTGGGCAAGTCGATTGCGTCGGGCCTGCCCCTGTCGGCCGTAGCCGGTGACGCCGCCGTCATGGACGTCCTCGACCCCAGCACCCTGGGCGGGACCTACGTCGGCAACCCCGTGGCCATCGCCGCCGGGCTGGCCGTGCTGGAGGCACTGGACGACGAGGACCTGATCGCCCGGGCACGGCACATCGGCACCCGGCTGAAGGAAGGCTGGGCAGTGATCGGCGCCGACCACTCCGGGCTCATCACCGACATCCGTGGCCTCGGGTCGATGGTGGGTGTCGAGTTCGTCTCCCGGGCGGCGCTGGCGTCCTTGCGGGAGGCCGCTTTCCGGGCCGGGGTGCTGACGATGACCGCCGGGGCCGAGGGCCGGGTCCTGCGCCACCTCATGCCGCTGGTCATCACGGACAGCGAGCTCGACGAGGCGTTCGAGGTGTTCGCCAAGGCGGCTGCCGCGGCGTCCTAACTCAGCGCTCCAGGAGGACCGCCAGCACCGAACCCAGCACGATCACCCCCATGGCGGCGACCATGATCCAGGCGACCGTGCGGGACATCTTCTGGTGGCGGCGGCTGAACAGCCCACCGCGGTGCGGCGGCATGGCTGCCATTTGATCATGCCGGGTGCATCAGGGCTGGTTCAGCGTGCCGGGTCACCGTGCTGGGTCACCGTGCTGGGTCAGGCGGCGCGCACCGGCAGCGAGGCGAGCCCCCGCAGGGTGATGTGCGGCCGCCACTCCAGGGTCTCGGTGGCCGGCTCGATCTCGGGTGCCCGGGACAGCAGGGCGGTGAACGCCTCCATGCCCTCCAGGCGGGCCAGCATCGCCCCCAGGCAGAAGTGGATGCCGCCACCGAAGGAGAGCGGCTTCACGTCGGGGCGGCCGACGTCGAGGCGGTCGGGGTCGTCGAACACCGCCGGGTCCCGGTTGCCCGCACCCAGGATCAGGGCGACCGGCTGGCCCTTCGGGATGCGCCACTGCCCGATCTGGGTGTCCGCCTTGGCCACCCGGCCCGTGTTCTGCACGGGACTGTCGTAGCGCAGGAGCTCCTCGATGGCCGGGCGGATCATCACGGGGGTGGCCCGCAGGCGGGCCATCTCGGCCGGGGCGCGCATGAGTGCCAGCATCCCGTTGCCGATGAGGTTCCGGGTCGTCTCGTGTCCCGCCCCGAAGAGCAGCGCCACGGTGGAGATGAGTTCGGACTCGCCCAGGTGGCCGCCTTCGTCCTCGGCGGCGATGAGTTCGGAGAGGAGGTCGCTGCCCGGCGAGCGGCGGCGCTGGGCGATGACGTCCTTCAGGTACGCGGTCAGGGCCATGACGGCGGCGTCGGAGCGGATCGCCTGCTCCTCGGTCACGATCGGGTCCAGGGCCTGCGCCACCGCCTCGGCCCACTCCCGGGCCTGCGCCCGGTCCTCGGCCGGGAGGCCCAGCAGCTCGCTGATGACCGTCACCGGGAGGGGCAGGGCGAGGCCCTCCACCAAGTCGGCCACGCCGCCATCGGCCAGCACCGCCACCAGGTCGCCGACCAGCCCGTTGACGATGTCCTGGATCCGGGGGCGCAGTACTTCGACGGCCCGGGGGGTGAACGCCTTGCTCACCAGACGGCGGAGGCGGGTGTGGTCGGGCGGGTCGCGGAAGAGCATCCAGCGGCTGAACTCGTCGATGGTGATGGTGCCCGGGCCCACCATGGTCTTCAGCATCACGGCGGTCTCGTCCATGGCGTGGCCCATGCGCGGGTCCCGCAGGGCGGCGGTGATGTCGTCGTAGCGGCTGAGCAGCCAGAAACCGAGCGGGCTTTCGTAGAGCGGGGCGTGCTCGCGCAGGAGGCGGTACTGGGGGTAGGGGTCGGCGTGGACCGAACGGTCGAGGGGGTTGAAGAAGACCAACTCCGGGTCCATGCCTCAGGCTATCACATTCCAAAATGGAGTATCGCTGGCGGCCCGCTGCGCACCGGCCGGGCGCCGCGCGGGAAGATAGGGTTTTCCGCCGCAGTTCCCCGCATCCATCACCACGAGGAGGAATGCCGTGGCCGACGACCACTCCGCCGACGCTCTCCGCCACATCGACGCCCTGCTGGAAGAGCGCCGGACCATCGAACCCTTCGAGGCGTTCCGCGCCCACGCCCTGGTCTCCGACCGGTCGATCTATGACCGGGCCGACGCCGACCCCGAGGCGTTCTGGGCCGAGGAAGCCGGCCGGCTGACGTGGTCGAAGCCGTGGGACCAAGTTGTGGACTGGAACCCGCCCTGGGTGAAGTGGTTCATCGGCGGGAAGCTCAACGTGGCCGTGAACTGCCTGGACCGCCACGTCGAGGCGACCCCCGACCGGGTGGCGTACCACTGGGAGGGCGAGCCGGGCGATACCCGCACCATCACCTACCGGGACCTCTACGAGGACGTGTGCCGGTTCGCCAACGCCCTCAAGGGTCTGGGCGTGGCCAAGGGTGACCGGGTGGCGATCTACCTCGGCATGGTGCCCGAGCTCCCCATCGCCATGTTGGCCTGCGCCCGGATCGGCGCGGTCCACTCCGTCGTGTTCGGCGGGTTCTCCGCCGAGGCGCTGCGGGACCGGATCATCGATGCCCAGGCAACCGTGCTGGTCACCGGCGACGGGGCCTGGCGGCGGGGCGGGATCGTGGCCCTGAAGGAGCAGGCCGACAAGGCGGCGGCCGCCTGCCCCTCGATCACCTCCGTGGTGGTGGTGAAGCGGACCGCCCACGAGATCGCCTGGACCGAGGGCCGGGACGTCTGGTACCACGACGTGGTCGACGGGAAGCCAGCCGAGTGTCCGGCGGAGGAGATGGACGCCGAGGACCCGCTCTACATCCTGTACACCTCGGGCACCACCGGGAAGCCCAAGGGGATCCTGCACACCACCGGTGGGTACCTGACCGGCGTGGCGGCCACCCACCGTCTGGTCTTCGACCTGCACCCGGAGACCGACGTCTTCTGGTGTGCCGCCGACGTCGGCTGGGTGACCGGCCACTCCTACATCGTCTACGGCCCGCTGGCCAACGGGGCCACCAGCATCCTGTACGAGGGCGCCCCGGACACCCCGGGCAAGGACCGGTGGTGGTCGATCGTCGAGCGCTACCGGGCGACGATCCTGTACACCGCCCCCACCGCCATCCGCACGTTCATGAAGTGGGGCACCCAGTTCCCCGAGAGCCACGACCTGTCGTCGCTGCGCCTGCTGGGCTCGGTGGGCGAGCCGATCAACCCCGAGGCGTGGATGTGGTACTTCGCCCACATCGGCGGCGAGCGCTGCCCGGTGGTCGACACCTGGTGGCAGACCGAGACCGGCGCCATCATGATCACGCCCCTGCCCGGGGTCACCACGCTGAAGCCCGGGTCGGCCACGAGGCCGTTCCCGGGGATCTCGGCCGACATCTTCGACGAGGCCGGCTGGCCGGTGGGTGTGGGCCAGGGCGGCTACCTGGTGCTGCGCCGGCCGTGGCCGGCGATGTTCCGCACGATCTACGGCGACCCGGACCGTTACGTCCAGAACTACTTCAGCCGGTTCAGCTCCGATGTCTACCTGGCCGGCGACGGCGCCCGGCGGGACGAGGACGGCTACTTCTGGCTGCTCGGGCGCATCGACGACGTGATGAACGTGGCCGGGCACCGGCTGTCCACCTACGAGATCGAGTCCGCCCTGGTGGACCACCCGTCGGTGGCGGAGTCGGCGGTGGTCTCCCGGCCGGACGACATCGTCGGCGAGGCGATCGTGGCCTTCGTGACCCTGAAGTCCGGGGTGGAGGGCAACGAGGTGCTGATCATGGAGCTGCGGGAGCACGTCGCCACCAAGATCGGCAAGATCGCCCGGCCGCACTCCATCGTGCTGACCGACGACCTGCCGAAGACCCGCTCGGGCAAGATCATGCGCCGCCTGCTGCGCGACGTCGCCCACGGCCGGGCGTTGGGGGACGTGACCACCCTGGCGAACGCCGACGTGGTCACCCAGATCCGCGATCTGGCCGCCGCCCGGCCCACCGAGGACTGAGCCTCGGGGGCGCGGCGGCGGGCGAGCGGCCTACCTCCACCTTTGCGTATCCCTGAACAGCATAGTTCTGCTCGGAGCTACACACGCAGAGATCTAACCCTTAGCAAGCTATCGGTCTAGTCTGGTGGGGCCGGCCGGGACCATGCCATGTCAGCCGGCCTTGGCCTTGGCGATCGCCTCGGTCACGTAGGTCTCGGTGGCCTCCTTGCCGAGGCCCAGCCCGGCCAGCAGGCCGTCGCTGCCCTCGAGCTCCAGCAGGGCCAGGAGGATGTGCTCGGTGCCGATGTAGTTGTGGCCCAGGCGCAGCGCCTCCCGGAAGGTGATCTCGAGGGTCTTCTTGGCTTCCGGGTCGTAGGGGATGAGGGCGGGGACCTCGCCCTCCGGGTCGGGCTCGGGGAGGGCGGCGAGGGCGGCCGCCCGCACGTCATCCACCGCCACCCCCTGCGCCTCGATGGCCCTGGTACCGATGGCGGCGGGGTCGACGAGCAGGCCCAGCACGATGTGCTCCGGGCGGATCTGGCTGTGGCCGGTCTGGCGGGCCTCGTCCTGCGAGGCCATGACGGCGTTGCGTGCCCGGGGGCTGAACCGGGAGAAGCCCTGGTTGGGGTCGAGGAGGCCACCCTCGGCGCCCTTGACGAAGCGCTTCTGGGCAGCCTGCTTGGTCACTCCCATGGCCCGCCCGATCTCGGTCCACGAGGCCCCCGAGCGCCGCGCCTGGTCCACGAAGTGGCCGATGAGGTGGTCGGCGACGTCGCCCAGGTGATCGGCGGCGATGACGGCGTCCGAGAGCTGGTCGAGGACGTCACCGTGCACCCGCGTGATGGCATCGATGAGGTCGTCGAGCCGGACGGGATTGGTCATGCGGACGGGCTCGGTCATGGCGGTGCTCCTCCGGGTCGGGCGGTCGCTGGTCGCTGGTCGCCAGCTCGTCAACTGTAGGTTGACGATGCGCCGCTGTCAACCCGGAGTTGACGGGTGGCTAGGACGCCACCACCACTGTCACCGAGAAATCACCCGCGGTGCCCGTGCAGCGCAGCGCTTCGCCGCACGACACCCGGCTCGCCGAGATCACCGACGTCCCGGGCGCCTGGGCGAGGTAGTCCTGGGCCGCGAACCCGCACCCCGACCCCGGGATCATGGGGCACATGACCATCGGGAGCGGCCCGATGTGGGGCGTCGGCTCCAGGACCGCCGGGTTGGACGGCGGGTTGAAGCCCCAGTAGGTCGAGCCCAGCTCCACCTCGATCCGGGTCCCGACGGTGACATGCAGCGTCGAGCCGTTCGCCGAGTCGCCAATGCTCACCGGCACCGGGCTGGGGGGCGGCGCCGCGCACATGGCATTGGGCGGGCAGGTGGGGCACCCGGGCACAATCGGCCCGCCGGCGGTCCCGGACGCCAGCGGGCAGACCACCGGCGGCGACACGACCGGTGCCGGTGGGACCGGGGTGGTCGGGGGCAGGATCTTGGGCGACGCCAATGGGCTGGGGGCAGCGGTCACCGGGGGATGGGGGACCGGTGGGATGACCACGCCGGGCGTGGGGCCGACGCTCGGGCTTGGCGCTGCCGGCGGGCCCGCCGGCGACGGAGGAGCCAGGGCGGTGGCGGAGATGAACGGCGCCCCGCTCACGTCGGCCACCCCCGCCGGGACCGTCGCCAACCGCTCGGGCAGCGTGACGGCATAGGCGGCGAGGGCCGCGATCACCAGGACGGCTGCGCCCACCGCCACCGCCAGCCGGGCGGTGAGCATCCCGGCGTCATGCCCGGCTGCGCCCTGCCCGGCTGCGCCCTGCCTCGCGGCCTGTCCCGTCATCGCCACCTCCCGGCACCGTTCAGATCGAGGCGATCGATTCGGCTCGCTGGGTTGGACGCCGGGCCTGCGCACGAAGTTCCGTGAAACCGGGGAGTCAGCCCTCCAGCGGGCAGCCGGCCCGCTCGGCGGCCCGGACGAGGGCCTGCGTGCACAAGACCTTGACCATCTCCCGCTTGTAGACCGACGACCCCCGGGAGTCGCCCACCGGGTGGGTCTCCTCGGCAGCGATGCCCCCCGCCCGGCGCAGGGCGTCCCGGTCGAGGTGGCGCCCATTGAGGTACTCCTCG
It encodes:
- a CDS encoding response regulator transcription factor — encoded protein: METLIKHRVRVILADDHPMVRHGLHLILDTSVDVDIVAEAGNGQELLDLVDRLDPDVVVVDVVMPKLDGLEAIRRIRDHHPRVKSLIFTVHDEESYVHRAVLAGASGYLLKTASADELIKGIMTVAEGKAALHPSVTRHLLDGFTGMTEPKGRGAEPLSQREHDVLQLLAFGKTNKEIAKELGIGAQTVKTHIAHIFTKMGAADRTDAVALALRKGLVQ
- a CDS encoding MFS transporter, with the translated sequence MRRPYLRLLGTNRNFRRLWTAQLISLGGDWFNLVALTGLAVSLTHSAAAGGVVLAAGFVPQFLLAPLTGVVADRFDRRRLMLLTNAAGAALALTMLAVRSAGMLWLGLTAMAGLAACGAFFDPASRAGLPNVVRPAELGPASILMASTWGIMAAVGAAAGGVVAGLLGRDAAFVINGGSFVVSALLICRVRTTLGPVAPVGLDGPVEHPAPQPQKATADVREGITHARRDPRIAALLTQKLGFGLGTGMIGLLPFFATHSFHASDAGIGILYAARGLGTLLGPFPARAFVGGDTRRLFPAIGAAMALFGAAYLAFPAAPGIWAAAGIVTVAHLGGGTQVAMTGYGIQVLVPDRVRGRILALELGTITLSMSTSLLLAGWAASAVRPAVVVEVLAGLTMAFAGVWTAATHRLWATTERASGAQIGTNGPTNRIRATSEAVPALSK
- a CDS encoding MFS transporter, producing the protein MSAQAAPRDRSYLRVLAVLLGAATFFEGYDTGIAAIVIPDLAKSFHASTATIGRAAAVVNLGALVALVLIAAADRVGRRPLLIVTTLLYALFTGLTAAAHTVAIFAAIQFVARSFLVTEVAIAITIAAEEFPAELRGRFLGSLSALGALGLIAVAVAYKALAHTALGWRGLYLLGTIPVLVVAPLRLKLQESRRWREAKEQGPHLSPRASLTAFARGEPRRRILVISGVLFLFNFATISGSAYWTYFARHQRGFPANTANTFLAAAVILGIPGYLLAGRLQDRWGRRRTGTLYLTAGTAFGIAAFQLHGRPALLAVLALAVFFGLGAAPVLNALSSELFATPVRASAVAISRSVAGTLGASAGLLAVGTLAAKGGLIGHVGDSVSLAALALIPAVILLRTLPETAGEELEAIAE
- a CDS encoding aspartate aminotransferase family protein, which translates into the protein MLTDVPGPRSRALAEQGSRSIARPTAPSGGEVFIARGRGPWVEDVDGNRFLDFTGGLGCLVVGHAHPRVVAAVQHASGDFLHTDYSVIPYESYGVLAEAIDGRTGGGRKVAFFNSGAEAVENAVKIARGVTGRPGILCFEGAFHGRTNLALALTHREVPYKKGFGPFAPEIHRVPFPGFNGASLADFEQAASAVLESHAIAAAIVEPELGEGGYVVPPTEFLASLRRLCDAHGTLLITDEVQSGYGRAGTFLAGDQSEVRADLVTLGKSIASGLPLSAVAGDAAVMDVLDPSTLGGTYVGNPVAIAAGLAVLEALDDEDLIARARHIGTRLKEGWAVIGADHSGLITDIRGLGSMVGVEFVSRAALASLREAAFRAGVLTMTAGAEGRVLRHLMPLVITDSELDEAFEVFAKAAAAAS
- a CDS encoding cytochrome P450, which encodes MDPELVFFNPLDRSVHADPYPQYRLLREHAPLYESPLGFWLLSRYDDITAALRDPRMGHAMDETAVMLKTMVGPGTITIDEFSRWMLFRDPPDHTRLRRLVSKAFTPRAVEVLRPRIQDIVNGLVGDLVAVLADGGVADLVEGLALPLPVTVISELLGLPAEDRAQAREWAEAVAQALDPIVTEEQAIRSDAAVMALTAYLKDVIAQRRRSPGSDLLSELIAAEDEGGHLGESELISTVALLFGAGHETTRNLIGNGMLALMRAPAEMARLRATPVMIRPAIEELLRYDSPVQNTGRVAKADTQIGQWRIPKGQPVALILGAGNRDPAVFDDPDRLDVGRPDVKPLSFGGGIHFCLGAMLARLEGMEAFTALLSRAPEIEPATETLEWRPHITLRGLASLPVRAA
- the acs gene encoding acetate--CoA ligase — translated: MADDHSADALRHIDALLEERRTIEPFEAFRAHALVSDRSIYDRADADPEAFWAEEAGRLTWSKPWDQVVDWNPPWVKWFIGGKLNVAVNCLDRHVEATPDRVAYHWEGEPGDTRTITYRDLYEDVCRFANALKGLGVAKGDRVAIYLGMVPELPIAMLACARIGAVHSVVFGGFSAEALRDRIIDAQATVLVTGDGAWRRGGIVALKEQADKAAAACPSITSVVVVKRTAHEIAWTEGRDVWYHDVVDGKPAECPAEEMDAEDPLYILYTSGTTGKPKGILHTTGGYLTGVAATHRLVFDLHPETDVFWCAADVGWVTGHSYIVYGPLANGATSILYEGAPDTPGKDRWWSIVERYRATILYTAPTAIRTFMKWGTQFPESHDLSSLRLLGSVGEPINPEAWMWYFAHIGGERCPVVDTWWQTETGAIMITPLPGVTTLKPGSATRPFPGISADIFDEAGWPVGVGQGGYLVLRRPWPAMFRTIYGDPDRYVQNYFSRFSSDVYLAGDGARRDEDGYFWLLGRIDDVMNVAGHRLSTYEIESALVDHPSVAESAVVSRPDDIVGEAIVAFVTLKSGVEGNEVLIMELREHVATKIGKIARPHSIVLTDDLPKTRSGKIMRRLLRDVAHGRALGDVTTLANADVVTQIRDLAAARPTED
- a CDS encoding Clp protease N-terminal domain-containing protein; the encoded protein is MTEPVRMTNPVRLDDLIDAITRVHGDVLDQLSDAVIAADHLGDVADHLIGHFVDQARRSGASWTEIGRAMGVTKQAAQKRFVKGAEGGLLDPNQGFSRFSPRARNAVMASQDEARQTGHSQIRPEHIVLGLLVDPAAIGTRAIEAQGVAVDDVRAAALAALPEPDPEGEVPALIPYDPEAKKTLEITFREALRLGHNYIGTEHILLALLELEGSDGLLAGLGLGKEATETYVTEAIAKAKAG